The Ignavibacteriota bacterium genome segment ATATCCAGAAGAACAGGCCACGTGAAGGTCGCGATGCCCGCATCATTCTCTCCCTGAATGGGACGTGGGAGCTTGAGCCGGGTGGGCGGAGCGGGCCGCCGGCGTCGTGGGGCCGGACGGTCCAGGTGCCTTCCCTGGTGGATATGGCCCGGCCGGGCTACGACCACCAACAGACCGAGTATCATTGGTACCGCCATACGTTCACGGTCCCGCAGCCCCTCCGCCGGGAGGCCGCGCTGCTGGTATTCGAGCAGGCGATGTTCGGCACGTCGGTGTGGGTGAATGGGAGGTTCGCAGGCGAAGATATAGCGTGTTATACGTCTCAGGAATATGATATCGCTCCGTTCCTCCAGTACGGCAGCGAGAACGTTCTGCTGGTCCGTGTCGGTGCACGATCCACGCTGCCTCTCGAGAGCGCTGTAGGACGTGATCAGGAGAGAGGGACCTTCATTCCAGGGATCTGGGGTGATGTTGCGCTCGTGCTGACCGGCTCGCTCCGGTGTTCGGGCGTGCAGGTGATCCCGCAGATCGAAGCTGCAGGGGCCGAGATCCGCGTCGCCATCAGCGGGGTGGCATCCTCACGCGACGTGTCCGTCGGGACATGCGTCTTTGAGAAAGCTTCCGGCCGGCTGGTCACAGGCGATATCGCGCTTCCGGTGGTGCTCCAGCCCGCAGGTGAGACCCCGATCATCTTCCGGCATGCGATCCGCGATGTGCATCTCTGGTCACCCGACCATCCCTTCCTGTACGAAGCAGAAACGATCGTCCGTGTGGACGGGCGCGTCGTGGACCGCACGATCACGACATTCGGCATGCGGGAATTCACGATCCGCGACGGGCATTTCCATTTGAATGGCCAGAGGATATTCCTCCGTGGCGGGAACATCGCCTTTCATCGTTTCCTTTCCGATCCCGAACGGGGGACCCTCCCCTGGGATGAGGGATGGATCAAGCGACTGCTCATCGACATTCCGAAGGCGCACCATTTCAATTTCTTCCGCAATCACCTCGGGCACATGTACAACCGGTGGTATGACATCGCGGACGAGCACGGGATGCTCCTCCAGAACGAATGGCAATTCTGGATGGCCACGGGTTCCGAGGAGCAGATCACGAAGGAGTTCTCCCGGTGGCTGCGCGACAACTGGAACCATCCGAGCATCGTGATCTGGGATGCGCTGAATGAATCCACCGATGCGGTCGTCGAGCATACCGTGATCCCGAAGATGAAGGAGCTGGATCCCACGCGGCCGTGGGAGCCGGTGGACTTCGGGGACGATCATCCGTACATCTATTCGCTGGGTCCCGTCCTGAACGACACCAGGTTCGGATTCACACGGTCGTTGCAGGATCTGGCGGCATCGCCCACACCTGTCGTGATCAACGAATTCCTCTGGTGGTGGCTCGATCGTGAGAGTGTCCCCACCGTTCTTACGCGGGATGTGATCGCACGCTGGGTCGGAGCGGAGGCGACGCAAGAGGAGATCGAACAGCATCAGTGCTTCCTCGCAGGCGAACTCGTCGAGCTCTACCGCCGTATGCGTGCGGATGCCGTTCAACCCTTCGTGTATCTCAGCAACAACCAGGGACCGACGGCGAACTGGTTCCTCGGGGCCATCAAGGACCTGCAGCCCAGGCCGGTGCTGCGGGCACTGAAGAACGCGTTCGCGCCGACCGGCGTGAGTCTCGAACTCTGGGACAGGCATTTCTCTCCCGGTGAGCGGAGGAGCATCCCGCTTCACGTGATGAATGATCGTTCCGTTCCGTTCACGGGGACCGTGCGTTGCGGTGTCGTGGGTGCGGATGGCGGGTGGGTCGTGCACCAGGATGTGTCCGTGCATGCCGAAGCGCTCGGGCATGCCCTGCAGGATGTTGCCATCTCGTTCCCGGAGGCACCGGGTGCGTATACGGTGACCGCGGTGTTGCGGGACGATGTGGACGGCGGGGCTGAAGTGCATTCGCGCAAGCCGGCCTATGTGCTTCCTTCTCTTGAAGTTCCCCCGGCACTGCATCGCGTGCGTATCGGTGTTCTCGATCCCCGAGGCGAGGTGCTGACGTATCTCCAGCATTGCGGCATCCCCCTGATCTCACTCGATCAGATCGAAGAGCCCCAGCCCGGCATCCTCCTCGTTGTGGAGCAGGCGTCGCGCGGCACCGCGTTCTCCACGCGCCTTGCCGCGGTCACGCACTTCGTCCAGCGGGGCGGTACGCTGGTGCTCATGGAGCCCGAAGCGGGAGTTGTCGCGGAGGAAACGATCCCGATCCTGGAGGGGATGGATCTCCGGATCATCCGGCGGGTGGATGCCGACAGGGGCGGGTACGATTCATACATCTTCCCTGACGATCCGGGCCATGCGTTGTGGGACGGCCTCGCTCCCGCCCATCTGCGCATGTTCAACGGGGCATTCGGCGGAGAAGTCGTATCGCAGCACGACATCATTGCACCTTCCACTCCACGCATCCTTGCACGGTGCGGGCTGCGCCTCGAGGTACCCGTCGTGATGGAGTGGCGGGTGGGCGACGGACGTGTTGTGGTCACGCGTCTGCAGGTACGCGGGCGGCTCAACGGTGAACCTGCCTCCGGGGGCCTGTACGCCCGCAGGAAGGACCCGGTGGCCGAACGATACCTCTTCAATCTCCTGCAGTGGTCCATGCTCCCCAGGAGGGCGAACCCATGACCACCGGGTTCTGGCTTCGTCTCTTCGGTGTTCCGCTTGTCTGTGCGGTGTTGTGGCCCGGGTGTTCCGGGGCGAGCGCACCGGACACGGAGATCCAGTTCTGGGCCTTTGGCTCGGAGGGGGAGAATGTCAAAGCGTTGCTTCCCGAATTCGAGCGGCGGCATCCCGGGGTGCACGTGAAGCTGCAGGTGATCCCATGGACCGCAGCGCACGAAAAACTCCTCACCGCGTATGCCGGGAATCCACGCCCGACATCTGTCAGCTCGGTAACACCTGGATCCCGGAGTTCGTCACCCTGAAGGCGATCGAACCGCTGGAACCATGGATCCGGAAGAGCGGGTTGGACAGCACGTCCTACTTCCCCGGTATCTGGCGCACGAACTTCATCGATGGCGTACAGTACGGTCTGCCGTGGTATGTCGATACCCGTGTGCTGTTCTACCGGAAGGACATCTGTGCCCGGGCGGGATTCGCGGCGCCGCCGCGGACCTGGGCGGAGTGGGATACGCTCTGCAGGCGCATTGTGACCGCGAAGGGGGGGCGCGAGCGGTATGCGGTGCTGCTTCCGACGACGGAATGGGCGCCGCCGGTGATCTTCGGGATGCAGAAGGGGTCGTTGATGCTGCGCGACCGGAACTCGTACGGCGATTTTTCGGGTGAGGCGTTCCGCGACGCGTTCCGGTTCTACATCGATTTCTTCAAGCGCGGGTACGCCCCCGCCGCACTCACCGATGTCATGAATATCTACCAGAGTTTCGGCGAAGGATACTTCGCCATGTATATCACGGGCCCGTGGAACATCGGCGAGTTCTCCCGCCGTCTTCCTCCCGCGTTGCAGGACATGTGGATGACGGCGCCGTTGCCCGGCCCGGAACCCGGCACCCCCGGGGTCTCGCTCGCCGGCGGATCGAGTCTCGTCCTCTTCTCCGGTTCGCCACGGAAAGAACTCGCCTGGGAGCTCATTCGCTATCTGTCGGACCCCGCGCAGCAGATAACGTTCTACCGGATCACCGGAGACCTTCCCGCGCGCGTGGAGGCGTGGCAGGACAGCGCGCTCGCGACGAACATCTACGCGCGGGCATTCTTCGAACAGTTGAAGCATGTGGCGCCCACACCGACGATCCCGCAATGGGAACAGATCGCCATGAAGGTGCAGGACTTCGCCGAACTCGCAGCCCGGAACAAGATGACGGTCGAGGAGAGCCTTGCCGCTCTCGACCGGGATGTGGACCGCATTCTCGAAAAACGACGGTGGATGCTCAATGTACGGTAGCTCTCAGATCCGGGCGTTGCTGATCTTTCTCGGGCCGGCCCTGCTGGCCATCAGCGTGTTCTTCTTCCTGCCGGTGCTGGCCGCACTGGTGATGAGCTTCACGGATTTCGATATCTATTCGCTGGGCGATATCCGTTACGCCCGGTTCGTCGGGTTCCGCAACTATGCCCAGCTCTTTGCCGATCCGCTCTTCTGGAAGGCCCTGGGCAACACCCTGTACTTCCTTGTCGTCGGGGGCCCGCTCTCCGTGGCGGTGTCACTCGGCGCAGCACTCCTGCTGCATTCCCGTCTGGTCCGCTTCAAGCCGATGTTCCGGTTCATCTATTTCATGCCGGTTGTCACCACCCTCGTGGCGATCGCGGTGGTGTGGCGGTATGTCTACCACCCGCGCTTCGGCCTGTTGAACGCCGCTATGGGCGCGCTGGGGTTCTCGCCCATCGATTGGCTGGGCGATCCGGACTGGGCGATGCCCGCGCTGATCATCATGGCCGTGTGGAAGAATTTCGGTTACAACATGATCATCTTCATCGCCGGACTTCAGAATATCCCTGCATCGTTGTATGAGGCGGCCAGCATCGACGGCGCGGGGCCCGTCCAGCAGTTCATCAAGATCACATTGCCGATGCTGGCGCCGACGACCCTCTTCATCAGCATCATCACCATGATCGGATACTTCCAGTTCTTTGCGGAGCCGTACGTCATGACGCTGGGAGGACCGATGAACAGCACGCTCAGCATCGTGCTCCTCATGTACCAGCAGGGTTTCCGGTGGTGGAACATGGGGTACTCCGCCGCACTGGCGTTCGTCCTCTTTGCGATGATCCTGGTCGTCTCCGTGATCCAGACCCGCTTGCAGAAGCAGAAGGGAGGGATGCAGTGAAGACCCTCCGGCAGTCGCTTCTCATGGTCCTGCTCGTCGTGATCGCCGTGACCACCTTGCTGCCCCTGGTGTGGATGGTGATGGCATCGTTCATGCCGTCGGGAGATGCGAGCAGCGTGCCTCCTCCGTTCTT includes the following:
- a CDS encoding sugar ABC transporter permease codes for the protein MYGSSQIRALLIFLGPALLAISVFFFLPVLAALVMSFTDFDIYSLGDIRYARFVGFRNYAQLFADPLFWKALGNTLYFLVVGGPLSVAVSLGAALLLHSRLVRFKPMFRFIYFMPVVTTLVAIAVVWRYVYHPRFGLLNAAMGALGFSPIDWLGDPDWAMPALIIMAVWKNFGYNMIIFIAGLQNIPASLYEAASIDGAGPVQQFIKITLPMLAPTTLFISIITMIGYFQFFAEPYVMTLGGPMNSTLSIVLLMYQQGFRWWNMGYSAALAFVLFAMILVVSVIQTRLQKQKGGMQ